A window from Thiomonas sp. FB-Cd encodes these proteins:
- a CDS encoding RNA-guided endonuclease TnpB family protein — protein MKRRKVTLKLYPNAAQMAQPEAWTRLHCELYNAALEERIDAWHKAGKSISYFDQQNVLPQIKADRPEFIALGSHALQQTLRRLDLAFQSFFRRVKAGQTPGFSRFKSSMRFSGFAYPDPAGWKLMQHGGSGATLRIGSGPSAMSIRARGQHRFGADAKPNDITLTRSNDQWFVSVTLRVPEEACARQRTDCMRRGVDFGVTDWATFDDGQIIANPRWLREELPRLAALQRQRARKKKGSLRFKRLGRRIAQLHDRISNLRRDFVHKETTRMVRQCAVLATEQLAPKTMSRSAKGTVDAPGRRVRQKAGLNREILSAGFGMAHPMLAYKAEEAGTRLHLSNTRQLKPSQRCAACWELAPKTLAQRVHVCPHCGHTAPRDRNSAMVVLIDAHNTQDTPGTGVAARPKPLPWQRGKSKSVTRETPTTTAQDAMDASLLRAGQWIGHKA, from the coding sequence ATGAAACGGCGCAAAGTCACGCTCAAGCTGTATCCCAATGCCGCGCAGATGGCGCAGCCGGAGGCGTGGACGCGGCTGCACTGCGAGTTGTACAACGCGGCGCTCGAAGAGCGCATCGACGCCTGGCACAAGGCCGGCAAGTCGATCAGCTACTTCGACCAGCAGAACGTCCTGCCTCAGATCAAGGCCGATCGGCCCGAGTTCATCGCGCTTGGCAGTCATGCCTTGCAGCAGACGCTGCGGCGGCTCGATCTCGCCTTCCAGTCGTTCTTTCGCCGCGTCAAGGCGGGGCAGACGCCCGGATTCTCGCGATTCAAATCCAGCATGCGGTTCTCCGGCTTCGCCTATCCCGACCCGGCTGGCTGGAAGCTCATGCAGCATGGCGGCAGCGGCGCAACCCTGCGCATCGGCAGTGGTCCATCCGCCATGTCCATCCGGGCGCGTGGGCAGCATCGCTTCGGCGCTGACGCGAAGCCTAACGACATCACGCTCACGCGCAGCAACGATCAGTGGTTCGTGTCGGTGACGCTGCGCGTGCCCGAAGAAGCGTGCGCGCGGCAGCGCACGGACTGCATGCGCCGAGGCGTGGACTTCGGCGTCACCGACTGGGCGACGTTCGACGATGGACAGATCATTGCGAATCCCCGCTGGCTGCGTGAAGAACTGCCGCGCCTTGCCGCGCTGCAGCGGCAGCGCGCCAGGAAGAAGAAGGGATCGCTGCGCTTCAAACGGCTCGGGCGTCGCATCGCACAACTGCACGACCGGATTTCCAATCTGCGCCGGGACTTCGTGCACAAGGAAACAACCAGGATGGTGCGGCAATGCGCCGTCCTGGCGACCGAGCAACTGGCTCCGAAGACCATGAGCCGCAGCGCGAAGGGCACGGTGGATGCACCGGGCCGTCGCGTGCGGCAGAAGGCCGGACTCAACCGGGAGATTCTCTCGGCGGGGTTCGGCATGGCGCATCCGATGCTCGCGTACAAAGCTGAAGAAGCTGGTACGCGGCTGCATCTGAGCAATACGCGCCAGCTCAAACCGTCGCAGCGCTGCGCGGCGTGCTGGGAACTCGCTCCCAAGACGTTGGCGCAGCGTGTGCATGTGTGCCCGCACTGCGGGCACACGGCCCCGCGCGACCGCAACAGCGCAATGGTGGTTCTCATCGACGCGCACAACACGCAGGACACGCCTGGGACGGGCGTTGCGGCGAGACCGAAACCTCTGCCATGGCAACGTGGCAAGTCGAAGTCTGTGACCCGCGAAACCCCCACGACAACCGCGCAAGATGCTATGGATGCCTCCCTCCTTCGGGCTGGGCAGTGGATTGGGCACAAAGCCTGA
- a CDS encoding YiiX/YebB-like N1pC/P60 family cysteine hydrolase, whose protein sequence is MNRLLSATGSALARYLSAPSHCAPVRPPTNLQHLKARIRPGDVLLVEGRSRFSSAIKYLTHSVWSHAALYVGPLDGSAPQDDHSPCFVEADVIEGVRAVGIAEFAGYNVRLCRPVALRTDDVVHVVAEARGRIGHRYDLRHIIDLLRYLLPTPPVPGRWRRRMLALGSGDPTRAICSSLIAQSFQAVRYPILPQIETIRSDE, encoded by the coding sequence ATGAATCGTCTCTTGTCAGCGACCGGTTCCGCTCTGGCGCGCTATCTGTCTGCACCCAGCCATTGCGCTCCGGTACGCCCCCCGACAAACCTGCAACACCTCAAAGCCAGGATCCGACCGGGCGACGTCTTGCTGGTCGAAGGCCGAAGCCGTTTCAGCAGCGCCATCAAATACCTGACCCACTCGGTGTGGTCGCACGCAGCCCTGTATGTCGGCCCGCTTGATGGGTCGGCGCCACAGGACGACCACAGCCCATGCTTTGTCGAAGCTGATGTCATCGAAGGTGTGCGCGCTGTGGGCATTGCCGAATTCGCCGGTTACAACGTACGGCTATGTCGGCCTGTCGCGCTGCGAACGGACGATGTGGTGCACGTCGTGGCCGAAGCGCGTGGCCGGATCGGGCATCGCTACGATCTGCGCCACATCATCGATCTGCTGCGCTATCTACTGCCCACACCGCCAGTGCCGGGACGCTGGCGCCGACGCATGCTCGCCCTTGGCAGTGGCGACCCGACGCGAGCCATCTGTTCCAGCTTGATCGCGCAATCCTTTCAGGCCGTTCGTTATCCCATTCTGCCGCAGATCGAGACGATTCGGTCCGACGAATGA
- a CDS encoding sigma-70 family RNA polymerase sigma factor: MPTKAATNDSAELHARIEALRPTLLRLAQLQLRNLSWAEDAVSETLLAALEGAARFSGKSQFKTWVVGILKHKVLDQLRLRQRECGYDSDENDDPLEDLMFKADGHFQTVPQNWDAPAAALQQRQFFEVLETCMELLPGQIGRVFLMREWLELDTKAICQELRISPTNVWQMLSRARLRLRECLQLNWFGPSSS, translated from the coding sequence ATGCCCACCAAAGCAGCCACCAACGATTCCGCGGAACTCCATGCTCGCATCGAGGCGCTGCGCCCAACACTGCTGCGCTTGGCGCAACTGCAGTTGCGCAATCTCTCCTGGGCGGAAGATGCGGTCTCAGAGACATTGCTGGCGGCCTTGGAAGGCGCCGCGCGTTTTTCAGGCAAATCGCAATTCAAGACGTGGGTGGTCGGCATCCTCAAGCACAAAGTGCTCGACCAGCTACGCCTACGCCAGCGTGAGTGCGGATATGACAGTGACGAAAACGACGACCCACTCGAAGATTTAATGTTCAAGGCGGACGGCCATTTCCAGACCGTGCCGCAAAACTGGGATGCTCCCGCCGCAGCGCTCCAGCAGCGCCAGTTTTTCGAAGTACTCGAGACGTGCATGGAACTTCTGCCGGGGCAAATTGGCCGCGTGTTCTTGATGCGCGAATGGTTGGAGCTCGACACCAAGGCCATCTGTCAGGAATTGCGCATTTCTCCGACCAATGTGTGGCAGATGCTCTCACGTGCTCGCTTACGCCTTCGAGAATGTCTGCAACTCAACTGGTTCGGACCATCCTCATCGTGA
- a CDS encoding thioredoxin fold domain-containing protein: MMKRNLFLLMVLANLAWVQSPVWAASPSAEQLAARMLDRIHEATAVPEGQGQRVVNIFFDPDCPYCHKLYNDLRPWVGKDNLQLRWIPVAVLTPSSMTKAAAILQAPNRLQAFYENENNYDLNASGSPGGGIDPAKVVEPQTRKWIDANDAVLKRAGIYYAIPLVVFSDKAGKAELFIGAPQSADQLRAMLASVR, translated from the coding sequence ATGATGAAGCGCAACCTCTTCCTTTTGATGGTCCTGGCCAATCTGGCCTGGGTGCAGTCTCCCGTCTGGGCGGCGTCGCCCAGTGCCGAGCAACTGGCTGCCCGCATGCTGGACCGTATTCATGAGGCCACGGCCGTACCCGAAGGTCAAGGTCAGCGGGTGGTCAATATTTTTTTCGATCCCGACTGCCCTTACTGCCACAAGCTCTACAACGATCTGCGCCCCTGGGTCGGCAAGGACAACCTGCAACTGCGCTGGATTCCCGTCGCTGTTCTTACTCCAAGCAGCATGACCAAGGCCGCGGCCATCCTGCAAGCACCGAACCGGTTGCAGGCCTTCTATGAGAACGAAAACAACTACGACTTGAACGCCAGCGGCTCTCCGGGCGGAGGCATCGATCCGGCCAAGGTCGTCGAGCCCCAGACCCGCAAATGGATTGATGCGAACGACGCGGTGCTCAAGCGCGCCGGAATCTACTACGCCATCCCGCTGGTGGTATTCAGCGATAAGGCTGGCAAGGCTGAATTGTTCATCGGCGCACCGCAGTCCGCCGATCAGCTGAGGGCCATGCTCGCATCCGTGCGGTGA
- a CDS encoding DUF2282 domain-containing protein: protein MNKRQFLSTAAASMLAMGVLAMAPAAHAESMGKCFGVATAGHNDCAGISGLHSCKGTTTANYNPGDFVIKPTGTCEKMGGLTMEQAKAILANPAQTKAFEEEMQKKLGA from the coding sequence ATGAACAAGCGTCAATTCCTCAGTACAGCCGCCGCCTCCATGCTCGCCATGGGCGTGCTCGCCATGGCTCCCGCAGCGCATGCCGAGAGTATGGGGAAATGCTTCGGCGTGGCCACCGCCGGCCATAACGACTGTGCCGGGATTTCGGGTCTGCACTCCTGCAAAGGCACCACCACCGCGAACTACAACCCAGGCGACTTCGTCATCAAGCCGACCGGTACTTGCGAGAAGATGGGTGGCCTGACGATGGAGCAAGCCAAGGCCATCCTGGCCAACCCTGCGCAAACCAAGGCATTCGAAGAAGAAATGCAAAAGAAATTGGGCGCGTAA
- a CDS encoding IS110 family transposase — MAGQQVVGLDIAQKVFQLHSVDMETGEISNVQIKRAKVLEHFANRRPSLIAIEACGSGHYWARALRSLGHTVRLLHAKVVRPFVSGNKTDATDARAIWLAVQQPGVKFVGIKSVAQQATLTLHRQRQALMKMRIMQTNALRGLLYEFGATFAKGDKALFSEIESALEALASTLPQVVVDSLREQVMRVKAFEVDILAIEGRLKLQLQQDPQMQRIAKIPGVGLLTATAAIATMGEASAFKSGREFCAWLGLVPSQSGTGGKVRLGSISKRGDTYLRTLLVNGARGVVHNVRQPSPWMAGLKVRRHSNVVCVAQAAKMARTIWALTAKAQEYESNHVSVKPEMA, encoded by the coding sequence ATGGCCGGGCAGCAGGTGGTCGGCCTGGACATTGCGCAGAAGGTGTTTCAACTGCACAGCGTCGACATGGAGACCGGCGAAATCTCCAACGTGCAAATCAAGCGGGCAAAGGTGCTAGAACACTTCGCCAACCGCAGGCCCAGCCTGATCGCCATCGAGGCTTGCGGCAGTGGACACTACTGGGCACGGGCGTTGCGCTCTTTGGGCCATACCGTGCGACTTCTGCACGCCAAAGTGGTTCGCCCATTTGTCAGCGGAAACAAAACCGACGCCACGGACGCACGCGCCATCTGGCTGGCGGTGCAGCAACCTGGTGTCAAGTTTGTGGGCATCAAATCAGTAGCTCAGCAGGCGACGTTGACATTGCACCGGCAGCGTCAGGCACTGATGAAGATGCGAATCATGCAGACCAATGCACTGCGAGGGTTACTCTACGAATTCGGAGCCACCTTCGCCAAGGGCGATAAAGCGCTGTTCAGCGAAATTGAGTCGGCACTTGAGGCGCTGGCAAGCACCCTCCCGCAGGTGGTCGTCGACAGCTTGCGGGAGCAGGTCATGCGTGTCAAGGCTTTTGAAGTGGACATTCTGGCCATAGAGGGTCGACTGAAATTGCAACTCCAGCAAGACCCCCAGATGCAGCGCATTGCCAAGATTCCAGGCGTCGGATTGCTGACCGCCACAGCGGCCATAGCAACCATGGGGGAAGCCAGCGCATTCAAGTCCGGACGTGAATTCTGTGCCTGGCTGGGCCTTGTGCCGTCACAAAGTGGCACCGGTGGCAAAGTTCGGCTGGGCAGCATCTCCAAACGAGGGGACACCTACCTACGTACCCTGCTGGTCAATGGTGCCAGAGGCGTAGTGCACAACGTCAGGCAACCAAGTCCCTGGATGGCGGGGCTGAAAGTACGACGCCATTCGAATGTCGTCTGCGTGGCGCAGGCAGCCAAGATGGCGAGAACGATCTGGGCACTTACTGCCAAAGCGCAGGAGTATGAAAGCAACCATGTGAGTGTGAAACCCGAAATGGCGTGA
- a CDS encoding patatin-like phospholipase family protein, with product MAGRKVERPKLPGQVVLVLQGGGALGAYQAGVYQALSEAGIEPDWVIGTSIGAVNGAIIAGSVASERLQRLKAFWRAVSHGGWPRFTGSWSRLESVLQGVPGFFHPNPAAWLYPDIELGEEAAGYYRADALRKTLGGLVDTQQLSTGTMRLTLGAVNVRSGQVRYFDSRDEPITLDHVLASGALPPAFAPVRIGEELYWDGGIASNTPIEAVFDDRQRHDARIFAVQVWNPHGEAPTTMRQVFARHKDIQFASRADSHVMRPKQLHMMRHIIRQLAQCMSPAQRARKDVAEMLDYGCGTTMRIVKLLSPALAGDDHTKDLDFTPEGIEARWQAGHADTQRALLAEPWLKPVDPIEGVAVYDVSLLQPQSAAA from the coding sequence ATCGCTGGCAGAAAAGTTGAGCGGCCCAAGCTGCCTGGCCAAGTGGTTCTGGTGCTGCAAGGCGGCGGTGCCCTCGGCGCATACCAGGCGGGCGTCTACCAAGCCCTGTCCGAAGCGGGCATCGAACCCGATTGGGTGATTGGCACCTCCATTGGCGCCGTGAATGGAGCAATCATCGCGGGCAGCGTTGCGTCGGAGAGGCTACAGCGGCTGAAAGCGTTCTGGCGCGCGGTATCGCATGGCGGCTGGCCTCGCTTCACCGGCAGCTGGTCCCGCCTGGAGTCCGTATTGCAAGGGGTTCCAGGGTTTTTTCACCCGAACCCTGCCGCATGGCTCTACCCGGACATTGAACTCGGAGAAGAGGCGGCGGGGTATTACCGTGCCGACGCGCTTCGCAAAACCCTGGGCGGCTTGGTCGATACCCAGCAATTGAGCACTGGCACGATGCGGCTTACGCTCGGGGCGGTGAACGTGCGGAGCGGGCAAGTACGCTATTTCGATTCGCGCGATGAGCCCATCACCCTTGACCATGTTTTGGCTTCGGGTGCACTACCACCCGCCTTCGCGCCCGTTCGCATCGGCGAGGAGCTGTACTGGGATGGTGGCATTGCGTCCAACACCCCCATCGAAGCTGTGTTCGACGACCGTCAGCGACATGACGCGCGCATCTTTGCAGTGCAGGTCTGGAATCCGCATGGCGAGGCACCAACCACCATGCGCCAAGTCTTCGCGCGCCATAAAGACATCCAGTTCGCCAGCCGCGCAGACAGCCATGTCATGCGGCCGAAGCAGTTGCACATGATGCGGCACATCATCCGCCAACTCGCCCAGTGCATGTCTCCCGCACAACGCGCCCGCAAGGATGTGGCAGAGATGCTGGATTACGGGTGCGGCACCACCATGCGCATCGTCAAGCTGCTCTCACCTGCGCTGGCAGGCGATGACCACACCAAAGATCTGGACTTCACGCCCGAGGGCATCGAAGCCCGTTGGCAGGCCGGCCATGCCGACACACAGCGAGCACTGCTGGCTGAACCCTGGCTTAAGCCTGTCGATCCGATCGAGGGCGTTGCCGTATACGACGTCTCTCTGCTGCAGCCGCAATCCGCGGCGGCTTGA
- a CDS encoding DUF692 domain-containing protein gives MPATLIAQTYRAGIGLRQPHYSDFRTAQPNVGCVEVHSENFFNPHDAATQVLAAVRRDHAVSLHGVGLALGSACGLDGQHLDKLAALVGRIEPVRVSDHACFARAPLGPCGIAHANDLLPVAFTRGQLDIFCANVQQVQDRLRRPILLENLSTYLDFAERDFSEPVFFAELGARTGCGLLLDVNNLMVNAKNANETDPLRAVCDWLDALAATAPPGLVGEIHLAGHSVQRGLVIDDHSEVVSLPVWMAYAHALRHFGPVPTLIEWDTALPALDVLLGEAAQAQALLDEAAAGLIPNVAWRGANNLSDLETFTAEGTLLECLR, from the coding sequence ATGCCCGCAACCCTGATAGCCCAAACGTACCGCGCAGGCATCGGCCTACGCCAGCCGCATTACAGCGACTTCCGCACGGCGCAGCCCAATGTCGGTTGTGTCGAGGTGCATTCCGAGAATTTTTTTAATCCGCATGATGCGGCAACGCAGGTCCTGGCCGCTGTGCGACGGGATCATGCCGTCAGCCTCCATGGCGTCGGCCTGGCGCTGGGTTCGGCCTGTGGTCTGGACGGGCAGCACCTGGACAAGCTCGCCGCGCTGGTCGGCCGCATCGAACCGGTGCGGGTTTCCGATCACGCCTGCTTCGCGCGCGCGCCGCTTGGCCCATGCGGCATTGCCCATGCCAACGATCTACTGCCCGTCGCTTTTACACGCGGGCAGCTCGACATTTTCTGCGCCAATGTGCAGCAGGTTCAGGACCGCCTGCGTCGCCCCATCCTGCTTGAAAACCTCAGCACCTACCTTGACTTCGCCGAGCGCGATTTCAGCGAACCGGTGTTTTTTGCCGAATTGGGCGCGCGCACCGGTTGCGGTCTTCTGCTCGACGTGAACAACCTCATGGTCAATGCCAAGAATGCCAATGAGACGGATCCCCTGCGCGCCGTGTGCGACTGGCTGGATGCACTTGCCGCGACCGCGCCGCCGGGATTGGTCGGTGAAATTCATCTGGCCGGCCACAGCGTGCAACGGGGCCTGGTGATCGACGACCATTCTGAGGTGGTTTCGCTGCCGGTGTGGATGGCCTACGCCCACGCGTTGCGGCATTTCGGTCCCGTGCCAACGCTGATCGAGTGGGACACCGCATTGCCAGCGCTTGATGTGCTGCTGGGCGAAGCCGCGCAAGCGCAGGCGCTGCTCGACGAGGCCGCAGCGGGTCTGATCCCGAACGTGGCGTGGCGCGGCGCGAATAACTTGTCTGATCTGGAAACCTTCACGGCCGAAGGAACCTTGCTGGAGTGCTTGCGATGA
- a CDS encoding DoxX family protein gives MTALPLPSTPIHANPISRAWSMLIRILDGLQSPVLLVARLYVSYVFFNSGVQSLRNWQGTVWLYENEFHVALLPPHLAAIVGTAGELLLPPLVALGLFGRFGALGLFVVNAVALLSYMHALQPPAIMFHIIWGILILVAALWGPGIWSVDHWMQRRRSTA, from the coding sequence ATGACCGCATTGCCCTTGCCCTCGACCCCCATCCATGCCAATCCGATAAGCCGCGCCTGGAGCATGCTCATTCGGATTCTCGACGGTCTCCAGTCGCCTGTTCTGCTCGTCGCGCGACTGTATGTGTCCTATGTGTTTTTCAACTCCGGCGTGCAAAGCCTGCGCAATTGGCAAGGCACAGTCTGGCTCTACGAGAACGAGTTCCACGTCGCGCTGCTGCCGCCCCATCTTGCCGCCATCGTTGGCACGGCCGGGGAGTTGCTTCTGCCGCCGCTGGTCGCACTGGGCTTGTTCGGGCGTTTTGGCGCGCTCGGGCTGTTCGTGGTCAATGCTGTGGCACTGCTGTCGTACATGCATGCCCTGCAGCCTCCAGCCATCATGTTTCACATCATCTGGGGCATCCTGATCCTGGTTGCCGCCTTGTGGGGGCCGGGTATATGGTCCGTGGACCACTGGATGCAGCGTCGCCGCAGTACGGCGTGA
- a CDS encoding DNA-binding domain-containing protein, translating to MSALNASSVEQSRALDARQREARRQRSLLAAVFAPQPTPAPSDELAIRQRGARWQAGLSAYRTNGVAHAIEALRAQFPTVLAMLGEQAFEAVCMRHWRSHPPRQGDLAWVGIDFPQSLAVLDELLPWPWLADCARLDLALWQVLFEPRPGLKQDDLQRLAAQDPMDLNMQLAPGTRLLASPWPIVTLRRLHCEPEPDALALRTALQQPGETAWVWREGLQAQCSALAPIEVQWISALQTSPTLAAALDVVQDDFDLAAWLHLAVVHGWLESVQDLHHTDAIANVNGCVSAR from the coding sequence ATGAGCGCCTTGAACGCGTCCTCCGTGGAGCAGTCTCGCGCTCTTGACGCTCGGCAACGCGAGGCGCGACGCCAGCGCAGCCTGCTTGCCGCCGTGTTCGCCCCCCAGCCCACCCCAGCCCCATCGGACGAACTTGCGATACGTCAGCGCGGCGCACGCTGGCAGGCTGGGCTTTCGGCCTACCGCACCAACGGCGTGGCTCATGCCATTGAAGCCTTGCGCGCGCAGTTCCCCACCGTGCTGGCCATGCTCGGTGAACAAGCGTTTGAGGCCGTTTGCATGCGCCACTGGCGCAGCCACCCGCCCAGGCAAGGTGACCTTGCTTGGGTTGGCATTGATTTTCCGCAGAGTCTGGCCGTCCTGGACGAGCTGTTGCCATGGCCATGGCTGGCCGACTGTGCCCGATTGGATCTCGCACTTTGGCAAGTTTTGTTCGAACCGCGCCCCGGGCTGAAGCAGGATGATTTGCAGCGCCTTGCTGCGCAAGATCCCATGGACTTGAACATGCAACTGGCTCCCGGCACACGCCTGCTTGCGTCGCCTTGGCCTATCGTCACGCTGCGGCGACTGCACTGCGAGCCCGAACCTGATGCTCTGGCACTTCGCACTGCCTTGCAACAACCCGGCGAGACGGCCTGGGTCTGGCGCGAGGGCCTGCAGGCGCAGTGCAGTGCACTTGCCCCAATCGAGGTGCAATGGATTTCGGCGTTGCAAACGAGCCCGACGTTGGCCGCGGCGCTGGACGTCGTGCAGGACGACTTCGACCTGGCCGCGTGGCTGCACCTTGCCGTGGTGCATGGCTGGCTGGAGAGCGTGCAAGACCTGCACCACACTGACGCCATCGCGAATGTCAATGGATGCGTGAGCGCGCGATGA
- a CDS encoding zf-HC2 domain-containing protein encodes MKLTTLRSCREISAFVLAREDRALSFAERWAIRLHFLMCEACPRFEKQVLTMRQAMSNWRNYRDSDSDEPK; translated from the coding sequence GTGAAACTCACCACACTCCGCTCTTGCCGCGAAATTTCCGCATTTGTTCTCGCGCGAGAGGACAGAGCGCTCAGCTTTGCGGAGCGATGGGCGATCCGCTTGCATTTCCTGATGTGTGAAGCTTGCCCCCGCTTTGAGAAGCAGGTTCTGACCATGCGCCAGGCGATGAGCAACTGGCGGAATTACCGGGACAGCGATTCGGACGAGCCAAAATAA